One part of the Mycolicibacterium aromaticivorans JS19b1 = JCM 16368 genome encodes these proteins:
- the glmU gene encoding bifunctional UDP-N-acetylglucosamine diphosphorylase/glucosamine-1-phosphate N-acetyltransferase GlmU, producing the protein MEVQVTTQTDAAVLVLAAGAGTRMRSDTPKVLHTLGGRSMLSHALHAVARVAPRHLVAVLGKDRERIGPVVAGLAQELGRTIEVAVQEQQLGTGHAVLCGLSGLPDDFAGTVVVTSGDVPLLDADTLAELIANHCAARAAATVVTTTLPNGGGYGRILRTQDGEVIAIVEEADATPQQRAIREVNAGVYAFDIAELRSALSRLSSDNAQHELYLTDVISILRADHRVVHAKHVDDAALVAGVNDRVQLADLARELNRRVVAAHQRAGVTVVDPLSTWIDVDVTIGRDTVIRPGTQLLGATRIGARCEIGPDTTLTGVSVGVEASVVRTHGSESVIGDGATVGPFTFLRPGTELGARGKLGTFVETKNAVIGAGTKVPHLTYVGDADIGEHSNIGASSVFVNYDGENKSRTTIGSHVRTGSDTMFVAPVTVGDGAYTGAGTVLRDDVPPGALAVSAGPQRNIEDWVQHKRPGSASAQAAAKAKHADAGDAHD; encoded by the coding sequence ATGGAGGTCCAGGTGACCACGCAGACCGATGCCGCCGTCCTGGTGCTGGCGGCCGGGGCCGGAACCCGCATGCGCTCCGATACGCCCAAGGTGTTGCACACCCTCGGCGGGCGCAGCATGCTCTCGCACGCCCTGCACGCAGTCGCCAGGGTCGCTCCCCGGCACCTGGTCGCCGTGCTGGGCAAGGACCGCGAACGCATCGGCCCGGTGGTGGCCGGGCTCGCGCAGGAACTGGGCCGCACCATCGAGGTGGCCGTGCAGGAGCAGCAACTCGGCACCGGTCACGCCGTGCTGTGCGGACTGTCCGGGCTGCCCGACGATTTCGCCGGCACCGTAGTCGTGACCTCGGGTGATGTGCCGCTGCTGGACGCCGACACCCTGGCCGAGCTGATCGCCAACCACTGCGCTGCGCGTGCGGCGGCGACCGTCGTGACGACGACCCTGCCGAACGGAGGCGGCTACGGCCGGATCTTGCGCACCCAGGACGGCGAGGTCATCGCGATCGTCGAGGAGGCCGACGCCACCCCGCAGCAGCGCGCCATCCGCGAGGTCAACGCCGGCGTGTACGCGTTCGACATCGCCGAACTGCGCTCCGCGCTGAGCCGGCTGTCGTCCGACAACGCCCAGCACGAGCTCTATCTGACCGACGTGATCTCGATCCTGCGCGCCGACCACCGGGTGGTGCACGCCAAGCATGTCGACGACGCCGCGCTGGTCGCCGGGGTCAACGACCGGGTGCAGCTCGCCGACCTGGCCAGGGAGCTCAACCGGCGGGTGGTGGCCGCCCATCAGCGCGCCGGAGTCACCGTCGTCGACCCTCTGAGCACCTGGATCGACGTCGACGTCACCATCGGCCGTGACACCGTCATCCGGCCGGGAACCCAGCTGCTGGGCGCCACCCGGATCGGCGCACGCTGCGAGATCGGCCCCGACACCACGCTCACCGGCGTGAGCGTGGGCGTTGAGGCCTCGGTGGTGCGCACCCACGGCAGCGAATCGGTGATCGGCGACGGGGCGACGGTCGGACCGTTCACGTTCCTGCGGCCCGGCACCGAGCTCGGCGCCCGCGGCAAGCTCGGCACCTTCGTCGAGACCAAGAACGCGGTCATCGGCGCGGGCACCAAGGTCCCGCACCTGACCTACGTGGGCGACGCCGACATCGGCGAGCACAGCAACATCGGCGCATCCAGCGTGTTCGTGAACTATGACGGCGAGAACAAGAGCCGCACCACCATCGGTTCGCACGTACGCACCGGCTCGGACACCATGTTCGTCGCACCGGTCACCGTCGGTGACGGCGCCTACACCGGGGCGGGCACGGTGCTGCGTGACGACGTGCCCCCGGGCGCGCTGGCGGTGTCGGCTGGGCCGCAGCGCAACATCGAGGACTGGGTGCAGCACAAGCGGCCCGGGAGCGCATCAGCGCAGGCCGCGGCCAAGGCCAAGCACGCCGACGCAGGTGACGCACACGACTGA
- the efeU gene encoding iron uptake transporter permease EfeU gives MTHLAEVSSGIQTTFSAAAPNVSAQLFGSGLIGVREGLEAGIIVMVLIAFLVKSDRRDALKWVWLGVGAAVLMTVVVFLTIQYGTYTITGLAAEAIAGVASLVAVVIVTSMVLWMRKASAGMSGELRAGMSKALETGAFAVFALAFLAVGREGVETALFMVGFAEAETAWPLLGLLIGVLVAAAIAWGMYAGAVRINLAKFFSYTGVFLILVAAGVLSYGIGALQTVGWLPGLGSKAFDISSEHWSAWYGEIVQGVFNITPTPTVLQLICWLAYIVVVLALFLRPTHSAPKPAPATDVSPDTGSEDPERSPLTERSHK, from the coding sequence ATGACCCACCTGGCGGAAGTCTCGAGCGGCATCCAGACGACATTCAGCGCGGCCGCCCCCAATGTCAGCGCGCAGCTGTTCGGCAGCGGCCTGATCGGCGTCCGCGAGGGTCTGGAGGCCGGGATCATCGTCATGGTCCTGATCGCCTTCCTGGTGAAATCCGATCGCCGCGACGCCCTGAAGTGGGTCTGGCTGGGCGTGGGCGCCGCGGTGCTGATGACCGTCGTCGTGTTTCTGACGATCCAGTACGGCACCTACACGATCACCGGCCTGGCTGCCGAAGCCATCGCCGGGGTCGCCTCCCTGGTGGCCGTCGTGATCGTCACCTCGATGGTGCTGTGGATGCGCAAGGCGTCCGCCGGCATGTCCGGTGAGCTGCGAGCCGGGATGTCGAAGGCACTCGAGACGGGTGCGTTCGCCGTATTCGCCCTGGCGTTCCTGGCCGTGGGCCGGGAGGGCGTCGAAACCGCACTGTTCATGGTCGGCTTCGCCGAAGCCGAGACTGCCTGGCCGCTGCTCGGGCTGCTGATCGGCGTCCTGGTCGCCGCCGCCATCGCCTGGGGTATGTACGCCGGGGCGGTGCGGATCAACCTGGCAAAGTTCTTCTCCTACACCGGCGTGTTCCTGATTCTGGTGGCCGCGGGCGTCCTGTCCTACGGCATCGGGGCGCTGCAGACCGTGGGCTGGCTGCCCGGCCTGGGCTCCAAGGCCTTCGACATCAGCTCCGAACACTGGTCGGCCTGGTACGGCGAGATCGTCCAGGGCGTCTTCAACATCACGCCCACCCCGACAGTGCTGCAGCTCATCTGCTGGCTGGCCTACATCGTCGTCGTGCTCGCCCTGTTCCTGCGGCCCACCCATTCCGCGCCGAAGCCCGCTCCGGCCACCGACGTCTCCCCCGACACCGGCTCCGAAGACCCGGAGCGCTCTCCCCTTACCGAAAGGTCCCATAAGTGA
- the mfd gene encoding transcription-repair coupling factor, translated as MTAPGQEYVNTPIAGLVDLALTAPEFVELAQRAAERPEELALAGPASSQLYAACAVARKGPLLVVTATGRDADDLTAELRGVFGAAAAMFPSWETLPHERLSPGVDTVGARLMLLRRLAHPDDERLGPPLCVVVTTVRSLLQPMAPDVGTVEPVTLCPGAEFDFDALIARLVELAYTRVDMVGKRGEFAVRGGILDLFPPTAEHPVRVEFWGDEVSEMRMFSVADQRSIPEIEVDSVVAVPCRELLLTDEVRAHAAKLLAGRPRGDNNQVSGSVADMLAKLAEGIPVDGMEALQPVLRPDDLTLLVDHLPARTPVLVCDPEKVRTRAADLIKTGREFLEASWSVAALGGDAPIDIEELGGSGFRELEEVRAAARASGHPWWTVSQLAAEDATELDVRAAPSARGQQSNVDEIFAMLRAHVLTGGFAAVVAPGTGTAHRVVEQLGERDTPAAMLESGEAPKAGVVGVLKGPLHDGIIVPGANLVVITETDLTGNRVTGTEGKRLAAKRRNTVDPLALTAGDLVVHDQHGIGRFVEMVERTVGGARREYLVLEYASSKRGQSADKLFVPMDSLDQLSRYVGGQEPSLSRLGGSDWTNTKTKARKAVREIASELVALYAKRQAAPGHAFGPDTPWQAEMEDAFGFTETIDQLTAIQEVKSDMEKPVPMDRVICGDVGYGKTEIAVRAAFKAVQDGKQVAVLVPTTLLADQHLQTFSARMAGFPVTVKGLSRFTDPAESRAVLEGMADGSVDVVIGTHRLLQTAVRWKDLGLVIVDEEQRFGVEHKEHIKSLRTHVDVLTMSATPIPRTLEMSLAGIREMSTILTPPEERYPVLTYVGGHDDKQVAAALRRELLRDGQVFYIHNRVSSIDAAAARVRQLVPEARVVVAHGQMPEELLERTVEGFWNREYDILVCTTIVETGLDISNANTLIVERADTFGLSQLHQLRGRVGRSRERGYAYFLYPKEMPLTETAYDRLATIAQNNELGAGMAVAMKDLEIRGAGNVLGAEQSGHVAGVGFDLYVRLVGEAVEAYRAAADGKTVTTSEEPKDVRIDLPVDANLPPDYIGSDRLRLEAYRRLAGAGDDAGIVAVVEELTDRYGPLPEPAQRLVAMARLRLVCRGYGVTEVAATGSGSATTIRVSPLTLPDSAQLRLKRVYPGANYRATTSTVTVPIPRAGSGVGAPRIRDLELVQMVADLLRALDGQPHGELDITTFTPAGAARGER; from the coding sequence ATGACCGCACCGGGGCAGGAGTATGTGAACACCCCGATCGCCGGGCTGGTGGACTTGGCGCTGACCGCGCCGGAATTCGTCGAACTCGCGCAGCGGGCCGCCGAGCGTCCCGAAGAACTCGCGCTGGCCGGGCCGGCCAGTTCACAGCTGTATGCCGCCTGCGCGGTCGCCCGCAAGGGCCCGCTGTTGGTGGTCACCGCGACGGGCCGCGACGCCGACGACCTCACCGCCGAGCTGCGGGGGGTATTCGGCGCCGCGGCGGCGATGTTCCCGTCCTGGGAGACCCTGCCGCACGAGCGCCTCTCGCCGGGGGTCGACACCGTGGGAGCGCGGCTGATGCTGCTGCGCCGACTGGCCCACCCCGATGACGAGCGCCTCGGCCCGCCGCTGTGCGTGGTGGTCACCACGGTGCGTTCGTTGCTGCAGCCGATGGCTCCCGACGTCGGCACCGTCGAACCGGTGACGCTCTGTCCGGGGGCCGAGTTCGATTTCGACGCGTTGATCGCACGCCTGGTCGAGCTGGCGTACACCCGCGTCGACATGGTCGGCAAGCGTGGCGAATTCGCGGTCCGCGGCGGCATTTTGGATCTTTTCCCGCCGACGGCCGAGCACCCGGTGCGGGTGGAGTTCTGGGGTGACGAGGTCAGCGAGATGCGGATGTTCTCGGTGGCCGATCAGCGGTCCATCCCCGAGATCGAGGTGGACAGCGTGGTGGCGGTGCCGTGCCGCGAGCTGCTTCTCACCGATGAGGTGCGCGCCCACGCCGCGAAGTTACTTGCCGGCCGGCCGCGAGGCGATAACAACCAGGTCAGCGGCAGCGTCGCCGATATGCTGGCCAAGCTGGCCGAGGGCATCCCGGTCGACGGGATGGAGGCGTTGCAGCCGGTGCTGCGACCCGACGACCTGACGCTGCTCGTCGACCACCTGCCGGCTCGCACCCCGGTTCTGGTGTGCGATCCGGAGAAGGTGCGCACCCGCGCGGCCGACCTGATCAAGACCGGCCGGGAGTTCCTCGAAGCGTCCTGGTCGGTGGCCGCTCTCGGCGGTGACGCCCCGATCGACATCGAAGAACTCGGTGGGTCCGGGTTCCGCGAACTCGAGGAGGTGCGGGCCGCGGCGCGTGCGTCCGGTCACCCGTGGTGGACGGTGAGCCAGCTGGCCGCCGAGGACGCCACCGAACTCGACGTGCGGGCCGCCCCGTCGGCCCGCGGCCAGCAGAGCAACGTCGACGAAATCTTCGCGATGCTGCGCGCCCATGTGCTGACCGGAGGATTCGCCGCCGTCGTCGCGCCGGGTACCGGCACCGCACACCGGGTCGTCGAGCAACTCGGCGAGCGCGACACCCCGGCCGCGATGCTGGAATCCGGCGAGGCTCCCAAAGCCGGCGTGGTCGGTGTGCTCAAGGGCCCGCTGCATGACGGCATCATCGTGCCCGGCGCCAACCTGGTGGTGATCACCGAAACCGACCTGACCGGCAACCGGGTGACCGGCACCGAGGGCAAGCGGCTGGCGGCCAAGCGCCGCAACACCGTTGACCCGCTGGCGTTGACCGCGGGCGACCTGGTGGTGCACGACCAGCACGGCATCGGGCGGTTCGTCGAGATGGTCGAGCGGACCGTCGGCGGCGCGCGGCGCGAGTACCTGGTGCTGGAGTACGCGTCCAGCAAGCGGGGGCAGTCTGCCGACAAACTGTTCGTGCCGATGGATTCCCTGGACCAGCTGTCCCGTTACGTCGGTGGTCAGGAACCCAGCCTGAGCCGGCTGGGCGGGAGCGATTGGACCAACACAAAGACCAAGGCGCGCAAGGCTGTTCGGGAGATCGCCAGCGAACTGGTGGCGCTCTACGCCAAGCGGCAGGCTGCGCCCGGCCACGCGTTCGGCCCGGACACCCCGTGGCAGGCCGAGATGGAGGACGCGTTCGGCTTCACCGAGACGATCGACCAGTTGACCGCCATCCAGGAGGTCAAGTCCGACATGGAGAAGCCGGTCCCGATGGACCGGGTCATCTGTGGCGATGTCGGTTACGGCAAGACCGAGATCGCGGTGCGCGCGGCGTTCAAGGCCGTGCAGGACGGCAAGCAGGTCGCGGTGCTGGTCCCGACCACGCTGCTGGCCGATCAGCATCTGCAGACGTTCAGTGCGCGGATGGCCGGTTTCCCGGTGACCGTGAAGGGCCTGTCGCGGTTCACCGACCCGGCCGAGTCGCGCGCCGTGCTCGAGGGAATGGCCGACGGCAGCGTCGACGTCGTGATCGGCACGCACCGGCTGCTGCAGACCGCCGTGCGGTGGAAAGACCTCGGCCTGGTGATCGTCGACGAGGAACAGCGCTTCGGCGTCGAGCACAAAGAGCACATCAAGAGCCTGCGCACGCACGTCGACGTCTTGACGATGAGCGCCACGCCGATCCCGCGCACGCTGGAGATGAGCCTGGCCGGTATCCGGGAGATGTCGACGATCCTCACCCCGCCGGAGGAGCGCTACCCGGTGCTGACCTATGTCGGCGGCCATGACGACAAGCAGGTCGCCGCGGCGCTGCGGCGCGAGTTGCTGCGTGACGGGCAGGTTTTCTACATCCACAACCGGGTCAGCAGTATCGACGCCGCGGCCGCCCGGGTCCGGCAGCTGGTGCCTGAGGCGCGGGTGGTGGTCGCGCACGGCCAGATGCCCGAAGAGCTGTTGGAGCGCACAGTCGAGGGCTTCTGGAACCGCGAGTACGACATCCTGGTCTGCACGACGATCGTCGAGACGGGGCTGGACATCTCGAACGCCAACACCCTCATCGTCGAGCGCGCCGACACCTTCGGCCTGTCTCAGCTGCATCAGCTGCGCGGTCGGGTGGGACGCAGCCGCGAGCGCGGCTACGCCTACTTCCTGTACCCGAAGGAGATGCCGCTCACCGAGACCGCCTACGACCGGCTGGCCACCATCGCGCAGAACAACGAACTCGGCGCGGGCATGGCAGTTGCGATGAAGGACTTGGAGATTCGCGGCGCGGGCAATGTGCTGGGTGCCGAACAGTCCGGCCACGTCGCCGGGGTGGGATTCGACCTCTACGTCCGGCTGGTGGGCGAGGCCGTCGAGGCGTACCGGGCCGCGGCAGACGGCAAGACGGTCACCACCTCCGAAGAGCCCAAGGATGTGCGCATCGATCTGCCGGTCGACGCCAACCTGCCGCCCGACTACATCGGCAGTGACCGGCTGCGGCTGGAGGCCTATCGCCGGCTGGCCGGCGCCGGCGACGACGCGGGCATCGTCGCCGTGGTCGAGGAACTCACCGACCGCTACGGGCCGCTGCCCGAACCCGCGCAGCGGCTGGTCGCGATGGCCCGATTGCGGCTGGTGTGCCGCGGGTACGGGGTGACAGAGGTCGCCGCGACCGGAAGTGGTTCGGCCACAACGATTCGTGTCTCGCCGCTGACGCTGCCCGACTCGGCGCAGCTGCGGCTGAAGCGGGTCTATCCCGGCGCGAACTATCGGGCGACGACCTCGACGGTGACGGTGCCGATTCCGCGGGCGGGCAGCGGTGTCGGCGCCCCGCGGATCCGTGACCTGGAACTGGTGCAGATGGTGGCCGATCTGCTTCGCGCACTTGACGGACAACCCCACGGCGAGCTTGATATAACGACGTTCACACCGGCAGGCGCGGCGAGGGGAGAGCGGTGA
- the efeB gene encoding iron uptake transporter deferrochelatase/peroxidase subunit: protein MSRRKLFGAAGVTAAVVGAAGAGALAGRASAAGAVTGGLDKPVPFRGEHQAGIVTPAQDRMHFATFDVTTESRADLVAMLKEWTGMAERMTAGQEAVHDGAVGLNPYAPPADTGEALGLTPSQLTLTIGFGPSLFLKDGKDRFGLAGQKPQLLEDLPKFPNETMDPARCGGDIVVQACANDPQVAVHAIRNLARVGFGTVAVRYSQLGFGRTSSTTREQSTPRNLFGFKDGTANIKAEDTDTLNQQVWVAKGDGPDWMTGGSYMISRRIRMRIESWDRTTLLEQERVIGRQKGSGAPNGLKQEFEELNFDIVDNKNEPLIDRYAHVRLASQQHLNGIQILRRGYNFTDGSDGFGHLDAGLFFIAFVRNPATQFIPMQMELARRDLLNEYITHTGSAIFAIPPGLRDGDYWGSTLLG, encoded by the coding sequence ATGTCGCGGCGCAAGCTGTTCGGCGCGGCAGGCGTCACCGCCGCGGTGGTCGGTGCGGCGGGCGCCGGGGCGCTGGCCGGCCGGGCGTCCGCAGCCGGTGCGGTCACCGGCGGGCTGGACAAGCCGGTGCCGTTCCGAGGCGAGCACCAGGCCGGGATCGTCACTCCCGCCCAGGATCGGATGCACTTCGCCACCTTCGATGTGACTACCGAGTCCAGGGCTGATCTCGTCGCGATGCTCAAGGAGTGGACCGGCATGGCCGAGCGGATGACCGCCGGCCAGGAAGCCGTCCACGACGGTGCTGTCGGGCTCAATCCCTATGCCCCACCGGCGGATACGGGTGAGGCGTTGGGTCTGACGCCGTCGCAGTTGACGTTGACCATCGGGTTCGGTCCATCGCTTTTCCTCAAGGACGGCAAGGACCGCTTCGGGTTGGCCGGCCAGAAGCCGCAGCTGCTGGAGGACCTGCCCAAGTTCCCGAACGAGACCATGGACCCGGCCCGCTGCGGCGGGGACATCGTCGTACAGGCCTGCGCCAACGACCCCCAGGTCGCAGTGCACGCGATCCGCAATCTGGCCCGGGTCGGCTTCGGCACCGTCGCGGTGCGGTACTCCCAGCTGGGGTTCGGCCGTACCTCCTCGACCACCCGGGAACAGTCCACACCGCGAAATCTCTTCGGGTTCAAGGACGGGACCGCGAACATCAAGGCCGAAGACACCGACACGCTGAACCAGCAGGTGTGGGTGGCCAAGGGCGACGGACCGGACTGGATGACCGGCGGCAGCTACATGATCAGCCGTCGCATCCGAATGCGGATCGAATCATGGGACCGCACAACGCTTCTCGAGCAGGAGCGGGTGATCGGCCGACAGAAGGGCAGCGGTGCCCCCAATGGACTCAAGCAGGAGTTCGAGGAGCTGAACTTCGACATCGTCGACAACAAGAACGAGCCGTTGATCGACCGTTACGCCCACGTGCGGCTGGCATCCCAGCAGCACCTGAACGGTATCCAGATCCTGCGCCGCGGTTACAACTTCACCGACGGCTCCGACGGATTCGGGCACCTGGACGCCGGACTGTTCTTCATCGCATTCGTGCGCAACCCGGCGACCCAATTCATCCCGATGCAGATGGAGCTGGCCCGCCGCGATCTGCTCAACGAGTACATCACCCACACCGGCAGCGCGATCTTCGCGATCCCGCCGGGCCTGCGTGACGGCGACTACTGGGGTTCGACGCTGCTGGGCTGA
- a CDS encoding nucleoside triphosphate pyrophosphohydrolase, producing MTVILVDPRRPSLVPVDAVELLGGDVQYTEEMPVKVPWSLPSARPWFTGDSEDPAPVLLSSDRQHPGVRARLSAGERLIAAPAPQSGERLVDAVAIMDKLRTAGPWESEQTHDSLRRYLLEETYELFDAVRGGNADELREELGDVLLQVLFHARIAEEALHGFTIDDVADALVRKLGNRVPAVLAGESISLEDQLAQWEQRKAAENLGKSNRVSCVDDVPTAQPALALAQKVIARVTTAGLPPELIPASIVTVTVAAERDAENELRTDVLEFMDTVRAVERAIAANRRDTDAATELDAVAALGAVSADEWRRHWPAPDAEPFELPLVPEVVTDDDVLDDVDFLRVDDDLDLPELADDLAGSELLEADQPSSVEPQ from the coding sequence GTGACCGTCATCCTGGTCGATCCGCGTCGTCCGTCGCTCGTCCCCGTCGACGCCGTTGAGCTGCTGGGCGGTGACGTGCAGTACACCGAGGAGATGCCGGTCAAGGTGCCGTGGTCGCTGCCGTCGGCGCGGCCGTGGTTCACCGGCGACTCTGAAGACCCAGCCCCGGTTCTCCTCTCCTCCGATCGGCAGCACCCCGGGGTGCGGGCCCGGCTGTCCGCCGGTGAGCGGCTGATCGCCGCACCCGCCCCGCAGTCCGGCGAGCGGCTGGTCGACGCGGTCGCGATCATGGACAAGCTGCGCACGGCCGGGCCGTGGGAGAGCGAACAGACCCACGACTCGCTGCGGCGCTACCTGTTGGAGGAAACCTACGAGCTCTTCGACGCGGTTCGCGGCGGCAACGCCGACGAACTGCGAGAGGAACTCGGAGATGTGTTGCTGCAGGTCCTATTTCACGCCCGGATCGCCGAGGAGGCGTTGCACGGGTTCACCATCGACGACGTCGCCGACGCGCTGGTGCGCAAGCTCGGCAACCGGGTGCCCGCGGTGCTGGCCGGAGAGTCGATCTCGCTGGAAGACCAACTGGCCCAGTGGGAACAGCGCAAGGCCGCGGAGAATCTGGGGAAGAGCAACCGGGTCTCCTGTGTCGACGACGTGCCGACCGCTCAGCCGGCACTGGCGCTGGCGCAGAAGGTGATTGCCCGGGTGACGACCGCCGGGCTGCCGCCGGAGCTGATCCCGGCATCGATCGTCACGGTGACGGTAGCGGCGGAGCGCGATGCCGAGAACGAGCTGCGCACCGACGTGCTGGAATTCATGGACACCGTACGAGCCGTCGAGCGCGCGATCGCGGCGAACCGCCGCGATACCGACGCCGCAACGGAACTCGACGCCGTCGCGGCGTTGGGCGCGGTCAGCGCCGACGAGTGGCGCAGGCACTGGCCGGCGCCGGATGCCGAGCCGTTTGAGCTACCGCTGGTGCCCGAGGTGGTCACCGACGACGACGTGCTCGACGATGTCGACTTCCTGCGTGTCGACGACGATCTGGATTTGCCCGAGCTGGCCGACGACCTTGCGGGCAGTGAGCTGCTCGAGGCCGATCAGCCCAGCAGCGTCGAACCCCAGTAG
- the efeO gene encoding iron uptake system protein EfeO translates to MTLPHGIKTSTAAVAAILAGVSLAGCAAKETKSADSSSKAASEITVNATDTDCTLSGTQAATGPSTFVVTNNGTKVTEFYVYGAGERVMGEVENISPGLQRKLVVQLAEPGTYQTACKPGMIGDGIRADFTVTGNAVAVDTQGEFKEAGESYKRYVDSQTDALIPATQLFVDAIKKGDVAAAKAQYPVARTYYERVEPVAESFPNDLDPRIDLREADLEPGQKWTGFHALEKQLWVTGLQPDAGALADQLMADVKELNDGVKAPGWTIDSTQIAGGAQGLLDEIAASKISGEEDIFSHTDLWDFNANVQGSQTAVASVRPILDSRNADLGKRVDKGFADVEALLAKYRKGDGFVLYDTVTEPQRQELSRAIDALSKEVSQVQGVIAPQ, encoded by the coding sequence GTGACGCTGCCCCACGGCATCAAGACGTCTACCGCCGCCGTCGCCGCGATCCTCGCCGGAGTCTCCCTGGCCGGATGCGCCGCCAAGGAAACGAAGTCTGCGGACTCGAGCAGCAAGGCAGCGTCCGAGATCACCGTGAACGCCACCGACACCGACTGCACGCTGTCGGGCACCCAGGCCGCCACCGGGCCGAGCACGTTCGTGGTCACCAACAACGGGACCAAGGTGACCGAGTTCTACGTGTACGGCGCGGGCGAGCGGGTGATGGGTGAGGTCGAGAACATCTCCCCCGGCCTGCAGCGCAAGCTCGTCGTGCAACTCGCCGAGCCGGGCACGTACCAGACCGCGTGCAAGCCGGGGATGATCGGCGACGGCATCCGCGCCGACTTCACCGTCACCGGCAACGCCGTCGCAGTCGACACCCAGGGCGAATTCAAGGAAGCCGGTGAGAGTTACAAACGCTACGTCGACAGCCAGACAGATGCCCTGATCCCGGCCACCCAGCTGTTCGTCGACGCGATCAAGAAGGGTGACGTCGCGGCGGCCAAGGCGCAGTACCCGGTTGCGCGTACGTACTACGAGCGCGTCGAGCCGGTGGCCGAGTCGTTCCCCAACGATCTCGACCCGCGCATCGACCTTCGCGAGGCCGACCTGGAACCCGGCCAGAAGTGGACCGGCTTCCACGCGCTCGAGAAACAGCTGTGGGTCACGGGTCTGCAGCCCGACGCCGGTGCGCTGGCCGACCAGCTGATGGCCGACGTCAAGGAGCTCAACGACGGTGTGAAGGCACCCGGCTGGACCATCGACTCCACCCAGATCGCCGGTGGCGCACAGGGTCTGCTCGACGAGATCGCGGCCAGCAAGATCAGCGGCGAAGAGGACATCTTCAGCCATACCGACCTGTGGGACTTCAACGCCAACGTCCAGGGCAGCCAGACCGCGGTGGCCTCGGTCCGGCCGATCCTCGACAGCCGCAACGCCGATCTGGGCAAGCGGGTCGACAAGGGCTTCGCCGATGTCGAGGCGCTGCTGGCCAAGTACCGCAAGGGTGACGGCTTCGTGCTCTACGACACCGTGACCGAGCCCCAGCGACAGGAACTCTCGCGTGCGATCGACGCACTGAGCAAAGAGGTAAGCCAGGTGCAGGGTGTCATCGCTCCCCAGTAG
- a CDS encoding TetR/AcrR family transcriptional regulator, translating to MTGTERRRQLIDVARTLFAERGYEGTSIEEIAQRANVSKPVVYEHFGGKEGLYAVVVDREMSALLDGISSSLTNNRSRVRVERVALALLTYVEERTDGFRILIRDSPAAISTGTYSSLLNDAVSQVSSILAGDFARRGLDPVLAPLYAQALVGSVSMTAQWWLDTREPKKEVVAAHLVNLMWNGLTHLEADPQLEGE from the coding sequence ATGACCGGCACCGAACGCCGCCGCCAGCTCATCGACGTGGCGCGGACCCTGTTCGCCGAGCGCGGTTACGAGGGCACCTCCATCGAGGAGATCGCCCAACGCGCGAACGTCTCCAAGCCCGTCGTCTACGAGCACTTCGGCGGCAAGGAAGGCCTGTACGCGGTGGTCGTCGACCGCGAGATGTCGGCCCTGCTCGACGGGATCTCGTCGTCGCTGACCAACAACCGTTCCCGGGTCCGGGTCGAACGGGTGGCGCTGGCCCTGCTGACCTATGTCGAGGAGCGGACCGACGGGTTCCGCATCCTGATCCGTGACTCACCAGCGGCGATCAGCACCGGCACCTACTCCAGCCTGCTCAACGACGCGGTCAGCCAGGTGTCCTCGATCCTGGCCGGGGATTTCGCTCGCCGCGGCCTGGACCCCGTGCTGGCGCCGCTGTACGCCCAAGCCCTGGTCGGTTCGGTGTCGATGACCGCCCAATGGTGGCTCGACACCCGCGAGCCGAAGAAGGAAGTGGTCGCCGCGCATCTGGTGAACCTGATGTGGAACGGGCTGACGCATCTGGAAGCCGATCCGCAATTGGAAGGTGAGTGA